A window of the Camelus dromedarius isolate mCamDro1 chromosome 5, mCamDro1.pat, whole genome shotgun sequence genome harbors these coding sequences:
- the PSME1 gene encoding proteasome activator complex subunit 1 translates to MATLRVQPEAQAKVDVFREDLCTKTENLLGNYFPKKISELDAFLKEPALNEFNLSNLKAPLDIPVPDPVKEKEKEERKKQQEKEDKDEKKKGEDEDKGPPCGPVNCNEKIVVLLQRLKPEIKDVIEQLNLVTTWLQLQIPRIEDGNNFGVAVQEKVFELMTSLHTKLEGFHTQISKYFSERGDAVAKAAKQPHVGDYRQLVHELDEAEYRDIRLMVMEIRNAYAVLYDIILKNFEKLKKPRGETKGMIY, encoded by the exons ATGGCCACGCTCAGGGTCCAGCCTGAAGCCCAAGCCAAG GTGGATGTGTTCCGGGAAGACCTGTGTACTAAG ACAGAGAACCTGCTTGGGAACTATTTCCCCAAGAAGATTTCTGAGTTGGATGCATTTTTAAAG GAGCCAGCTCTCAATGAATTCAACCTGAGCAATCTGAAGGCCCCTCTGGACATCCCAGTGCCCGATCCAgtcaaggagaaagagaaggaggagcgGAAGAAACAGCAGGAG AAGGAAGACAAggatgaaaagaagaaaggggaagatGAAGATAAAG GTCCGCCCTGTGGCCCAGTGAACTGCAATGAGAAGATCGTGGTCCTCCTGCAGCGGCTGAAGCCTGAGATTAAGGATGTCATTGAGCAGCTCAACCTG GTCACCACCTGGTTGCAGCTGCAGATACCTCGGATTGAGGATGGGAATAATTTTGGAGTGGCTGTCCAG GAGAAGGTGTTTGAGCTGATGACCAGCCTTCACACCAAGCTGGAAGGCTTCCACACTCAGATCTCCAA GTATTTCTCTGAGCGGGGTGATGCCGTGGCCAAAGCAGCTAAGCAGCCTCATGTG GGTGATTATCGGCAGCTGGTACATGAGTTGGATGAGGCAGAGTACCGGGACATCCGGCTGATGGTCATGGAGATCCGCAATGCTTAT GCTGTGTTATATGACATCATCCTGAAGAACTTCGAGAAGCTCAAGAAGCCCAGGGGAGAAACAAAGGGGATGATCTATTGA
- the EMC9 gene encoding ER membrane protein complex subunit 9, translating to MRAGALLAMGEVEISAQAYVKMCLHAARYPHAAVNGLLLAPAPRSGECLCLTDCVPLFHSHLALSVMLEVALNQVDVWGAQAGLVVAGYYHANAALDDQSPGPLALKIAGRIAEFFPDAVLIMLDNQKLVPQPHVPPVIVLENHGLRWVPKDKNLVMWRDWEESRQMVGALLEGRAHQHLVDFDCHLDDIREDWTNQQLNAQITQWVGPTNGNT from the exons ATGCGAGCTGGGGCCCTGCTTGCCATGGGGGAGGTGGAGATCTCTGCCCAGGCCTACGTGAAGATGTGCCTGCACGCCGCCCGGTATCCGCACGCTGCTGTCAACGGGCTACTGCTGGCGCCGGCGCCGCGGTCGGGAGAATGCCTGTGCCTCACCGACTGTGTGCCCCTATTCCACAGCCACCTGGCCCTGTCTGTCATGCTGGAGGTCGCTCTCAACCAG GTGGATGTGTGGGGCGCCCAGGCCGGGCTGGTAGTGGCTGGGTACTACCATGCCAATGCAGCTTTGGACGATCAGAG CCCTGGGCCCCTGGCCTTGAAAATTGCTGGGCGGATTGCAGAATTCTTCCCTGATGCAGTACTTATTATG TTGGATAATCAGAAACTGGTGCCCCAGCCTCACGTGCCCCCAGTTATCGTCCTAGAGAACCATGGTCTCCGCTGGGTCCCCAAGGACAAGAACTT AGTGATGTGGAGGGACTGGGAAGAGTCACGGCAGATGGTAGGAGCATTACTGGAGGGCCGGGCCCACCAGCACCTTGTGGACTTTGACTGCCACCTTGATGACATCCGGGAAGATTGGACCAACCAGCAGCTCAATGCCCAAATCACCCAGTGGGTTGGTCCCACCAATGGAAATACCTGA